Proteins from a genomic interval of Gemmatimonadales bacterium:
- a CDS encoding Re/Si-specific NAD(P)(+) transhydrogenase subunit alpha: MRIGVPAETRPHERRVALVPDGVAKLKKAGCDVLVQRGAGAAAYVPDADYEAAGATLVDTAADALGADLVLKVQRPTTEEAGLLREGAALVSFLAPAASGELIAALAARKVTAFAMELVPRTTKAQSMDALSSQATIAGYKAVLIGADAMGRILPMLTTAAGTLAPAKVFVVGAGVAGLQAIATARRLGGIVSSFDVRSVVREQVQSLGATFVEVAAVEGEGQGGYAKELAEEQQARVVAGIGEHAKGQDLIITTAQIPGRPAPRLITAEAVRAMKPGSVIVDLAGESGGNCELTKFGETVSVNGVTILSPVNLPAGVPLHASQMYGRNVLTFVTYLLKDAALQVDLSDPITGPMCVTHAGELRTGKAA; the protein is encoded by the coding sequence ATGCGCATTGGAGTCCCTGCGGAAACTCGCCCCCACGAACGGCGCGTGGCGCTGGTGCCCGACGGCGTGGCCAAGCTGAAGAAGGCTGGCTGTGACGTCCTGGTGCAGCGCGGCGCCGGTGCCGCCGCCTACGTGCCCGATGCGGACTACGAGGCGGCGGGCGCCACGCTCGTCGACACGGCCGCGGACGCGCTCGGCGCGGACCTCGTCCTCAAGGTGCAGCGCCCGACGACCGAAGAGGCGGGTCTGCTGCGCGAGGGCGCCGCGCTGGTCAGCTTCCTTGCCCCGGCGGCCTCGGGCGAGCTCATCGCGGCACTCGCCGCGCGGAAGGTGACCGCGTTCGCCATGGAGCTGGTGCCCCGCACCACCAAGGCGCAGTCGATGGATGCGCTCTCCTCGCAGGCCACGATCGCCGGGTACAAGGCCGTGCTGATCGGCGCCGACGCCATGGGCCGGATCCTCCCGATGCTGACCACCGCCGCCGGGACGCTTGCCCCGGCCAAGGTGTTCGTGGTCGGCGCCGGCGTGGCCGGCCTCCAGGCGATCGCCACGGCGCGGCGGCTCGGCGGCATCGTGTCCTCGTTCGACGTGCGCTCGGTGGTTCGTGAACAGGTCCAGAGCCTCGGCGCCACCTTTGTCGAGGTGGCCGCCGTCGAGGGTGAAGGCCAGGGCGGCTACGCGAAAGAACTGGCCGAGGAGCAGCAGGCCCGGGTCGTCGCCGGCATCGGCGAGCACGCCAAGGGCCAGGACCTGATCATCACCACGGCTCAGATTCCTGGCCGACCGGCGCCCCGGCTCATCACGGCGGAGGCGGTGCGCGCCATGAAGCCTGGCTCGGTCATCGTGGACCTGGCCGGGGAGTCGGGCGGGAATTGCGAGCTGACGAAGTTCGGCGAGACGGTGTCAGTGAACGGCGTCACCATCCTCTCGCCCGTCAACCTGCCCGCCGGCGTGCCCCTCCACGCCAGCCAGATGTATGGTCGCAACGTCCTCACCTTCGTGACGTACCTCCTCAAGGATGCGGCCCTCCAGGTAGACCTCTCCGATCCGATCACCGGCCCGATGTGCGTCACGCACGCGGGTGAACTCCGCACCGGCAAGGCGGCCTGA
- the acnA gene encoding aconitate hydratase AcnA: protein MTTPKTNPFGARGTLAGQSQPTTIYRLPELARQGVGDLDRLPFSVRVLLENALRWCGQGVATEEHVKLLAGWKASQADRPEFPFMPARVVLQDFTGVPCVVDLAAMRDAMAEMGGDPDRINPVVPCDLVIDHSVQVDHYGTPDAFRLNVAMEFGRNTERYQLLKFAQRAFRNFRVVPPGMGIVHQVNLEHLSPAIQLREQHGLLTAYPDTLVGTDSHTTMINGLGVVGWGVGGIEAEAVMLGQPYFMLVPDVVGMKLTGSLPAGTTATDLVLRVTQMLRAKGVVDKFVEYYGPGLSGLGLADRATLANMSPEYGATVGFFPIDDETLRYLQRTGRSKASVDLVERYTKEQGLFRTDATPDPEFTSTIELDLSTIEPSLAGPKRPQDMVPLRTLRKSFAVSLPLLMQPTVPAPRRELAATEAGRWAAEGGSQTQAVAAPSVRCHIDGEEHELRDGAVVIAAITSCTNTSNPSVMIGAGLVAKKAVALGLRSRPWVKTSLAPGSRVVTDYLRDAGLAPFLDQLGFQTVGYGCTTCIGNSGPLAEPVARAIEEHSLVVAAVLSGNRNFEARVHPLVRANYLASPMLVVAFALIGRVDVDLTSEPLGISDAGEPVFLRDIWPTSAEIAEAISTALTPDLFKHEYAKVFEGDQEWKDLEVPTGSRYAWDTESTYVQLPPFFQQLPAEPAELQDIQGARALAVLGDSVTTDHISPAGAIPKNGPAARYLREHGVEQPDWNTFGARRGNHEVMMRGTFGNVRIKNALVPEKEGNWTVHFPSGEVTSIYDAAMRYIADDTPLVVLSGKEYGTGSSRDWAAKGTLLLGVKAVIAESYERIHRSNLVGMGVLPLTYQPGETRDTLKLTGRETFTITGIAKGLTPGGTVDVVAKREDGSTVTFKAVVRLNSDVEVDYYRHGGILQRVLRKFAAEA from the coding sequence ATGACCACTCCCAAGACCAATCCCTTCGGCGCCCGCGGCACCCTGGCGGGCCAATCTCAGCCGACTACGATCTATCGCCTCCCCGAGCTTGCACGGCAAGGGGTCGGCGACCTCGACCGCCTCCCGTTCTCCGTGCGCGTCCTCCTGGAGAACGCACTCCGGTGGTGCGGCCAGGGCGTCGCCACCGAGGAGCACGTCAAGCTGCTCGCCGGCTGGAAGGCCTCACAGGCCGATCGCCCGGAATTTCCCTTCATGCCGGCCCGGGTGGTCCTCCAGGACTTTACCGGCGTGCCGTGTGTCGTGGACCTCGCCGCGATGCGCGACGCCATGGCGGAAATGGGTGGCGATCCCGATCGCATCAACCCGGTCGTGCCATGTGACCTCGTCATCGACCACTCGGTCCAGGTCGATCACTACGGCACCCCGGACGCCTTCCGGCTGAACGTTGCCATGGAATTCGGCCGGAACACCGAGCGCTATCAGCTGCTCAAGTTTGCCCAGCGCGCCTTCCGCAATTTCCGCGTGGTGCCGCCGGGCATGGGCATCGTCCACCAGGTCAACCTCGAGCACCTCTCCCCGGCCATCCAGCTGCGGGAACAGCACGGCCTGCTGACGGCCTACCCCGACACCCTCGTCGGCACCGACTCCCACACCACGATGATCAACGGGCTCGGCGTCGTCGGCTGGGGTGTTGGCGGCATCGAGGCGGAAGCGGTCATGCTGGGCCAGCCGTACTTCATGCTGGTGCCGGATGTCGTCGGCATGAAGCTCACCGGCTCCCTCCCCGCCGGGACCACCGCGACCGACCTTGTGCTCCGCGTGACCCAGATGCTCCGCGCCAAGGGCGTGGTGGACAAGTTTGTCGAATACTACGGACCCGGGCTCTCCGGACTCGGGCTGGCCGATCGCGCCACCCTCGCCAACATGTCGCCCGAGTACGGCGCCACGGTCGGCTTCTTTCCCATCGACGACGAGACGCTCCGCTACCTGCAGCGCACCGGCCGCAGCAAGGCGTCAGTCGACCTCGTGGAGCGGTACACCAAGGAGCAGGGGCTCTTCCGAACCGACGCCACCCCGGATCCGGAGTTCACCAGCACCATCGAACTCGACCTCTCGACGATCGAGCCGAGCCTGGCCGGACCGAAGCGTCCGCAGGACATGGTGCCGCTCCGCACCCTCCGGAAGAGCTTTGCCGTCAGCCTGCCACTGCTGATGCAGCCGACCGTGCCGGCACCGCGCCGAGAGTTGGCGGCCACTGAGGCGGGTCGCTGGGCCGCCGAAGGGGGCAGTCAGACCCAGGCCGTGGCCGCGCCGAGTGTCCGGTGCCATATCGATGGAGAGGAACACGAGTTACGCGATGGCGCCGTGGTCATTGCCGCCATCACCTCCTGCACCAACACGTCGAACCCATCCGTCATGATCGGCGCCGGTCTGGTCGCCAAGAAGGCCGTGGCGTTGGGGCTCCGGAGCCGCCCCTGGGTCAAGACCAGCCTCGCCCCCGGCTCACGGGTCGTCACCGACTACCTGCGCGATGCCGGCCTGGCGCCCTTCCTCGACCAGCTCGGCTTCCAGACCGTGGGCTACGGCTGCACCACCTGCATCGGCAACAGCGGTCCACTGGCGGAACCGGTGGCCCGTGCCATCGAGGAGCACTCGCTGGTGGTCGCGGCAGTCCTGTCCGGCAACCGGAACTTCGAGGCCCGCGTCCACCCGCTGGTGCGCGCCAACTACCTGGCCTCCCCGATGCTGGTGGTGGCGTTTGCCCTGATCGGCCGCGTGGACGTCGACCTGACCAGCGAACCCCTGGGGATCTCCGACGCGGGCGAACCAGTCTTCCTCCGGGATATCTGGCCCACTTCGGCCGAGATCGCCGAGGCGATTTCCACCGCACTCACCCCCGATTTGTTCAAGCACGAGTACGCCAAGGTGTTCGAGGGAGACCAGGAGTGGAAGGATCTGGAAGTGCCGACGGGGAGCCGCTACGCCTGGGACACTGAGAGCACCTACGTGCAGCTTCCGCCCTTCTTCCAGCAGCTGCCCGCAGAACCAGCGGAGCTGCAGGACATTCAGGGCGCCCGGGCCCTGGCCGTCCTCGGCGACTCGGTCACCACCGATCACATCTCCCCCGCCGGCGCCATCCCCAAGAATGGTCCGGCCGCCAGGTACCTCCGGGAGCACGGGGTGGAGCAGCCCGACTGGAACACCTTTGGAGCCCGGCGCGGCAACCACGAAGTGATGATGCGCGGCACCTTCGGCAACGTCCGCATCAAGAACGCACTGGTGCCCGAGAAGGAAGGGAACTGGACGGTGCACTTCCCGAGCGGCGAGGTCACCTCGATCTACGACGCCGCCATGCGGTACATCGCCGACGACACGCCGCTGGTCGTGCTGAGCGGCAAGGAATACGGCACCGGGTCCAGCCGGGACTGGGCCGCGAAGGGGACGCTGCTGCTCGGGGTGAAGGCGGTCATCGCCGAGAGCTACGAGCGGATCCACCGGAGCAATCTCGTGGGCATGGGGGTGCTGCCGTTGACCTACCAGCCGGGGGAGACCCGCGACACGCTCAAGCTCACCGGCCGCGAGACCTTCACCATTACCGGCATCGCCAAGGGACTGACCCCCGGCGGCACGGTGGATGTCGTGGCGAAGCGGGAGGACGGCTCGACCGTGACGTTCAAGGCGGTGGTCCGGCTCAACAGCGACGTCGAAGTCGACTACTACCGGCACGGGGGCATCCTGCAGCGGGTGCTGCGGAAGTTCGCCGCGGAGGCGTAG
- a CDS encoding PIG-L family deacetylase produces the protein MRMRLVVTACLAALVFGVVPAQAQVGPASTGGAVAAEHARRMLGHNKRVLVIGAHPDDEDTDLITVLVRGEGAVTAYLSLNRGEGGQNLIGPELGEALGLLRTEELLSARSLDGGRQYFTRAYDFGYSKNLEDTWAHWPRDSILKDVVRVIRQFQPQIIVSVFSGTPEDGHGQHQAAGWAAHTAFDAAADPSRFPELATEEGLQPWRVEKLFRATRFTPAPVMDTIQTGGLDPAVGQSYHQIAMASRSRHRSQDMGTLQLPGPASTRVALVTDRTGRGSAFWAGIDTTLATSAVAAQTAASHDQRAFGAVARANEKGIILDAVANSADLIPGQLVEVTLYLWNAGRDPLRATLDVAGDGVRRAASPVTVLPGAMATVVDTVRLPASATTEPYFLRLPRSGAMYQWGNSPDRGAPASPPLLTAVAVLAGGDSLTREVTYRWADPAYGERRQRLLVVPRVGVRLDRAVVVWPLASRDARRVTVTLTHSTSDTTAGEVRLEVPAGWVAPAPQSFRLTRKGEEASFSFALVPPPSPRTGSFEIRAIAVSSSGERYTESSEIISYPHIARRGMSRPAVGTVQVMDIAVPPLHAVGYVRGAADGVPEALVGLGVPVVELTPDSLARGDLSKFDAVVIGSRAYETVPAVKEFNARLLAYARAGGLLLVQYQQYEFFGGSYAPFPMTVGGSSLASMLAGKAPKRKPGDRPDSHDRVTDEFAPVRIVDPSSPVVRTPNAIGPADWDDWVQERGLYFARDWAPEYRPVFSMHDPGDPPLEGGLLVAPVGKGTYVYTGIAFFRELPAGVPGAYRLFMNLLALRPAGAQP, from the coding sequence ATGCGAATGCGACTTGTCGTGACGGCGTGCCTGGCCGCCCTCGTCTTCGGCGTTGTTCCAGCTCAGGCCCAAGTCGGTCCCGCCTCCACGGGCGGCGCCGTCGCGGCGGAGCACGCCCGACGGATGCTGGGCCACAACAAGCGCGTGCTGGTCATCGGGGCGCACCCCGACGACGAGGATACCGACCTCATCACCGTCCTGGTGCGCGGCGAGGGGGCGGTGACGGCCTACCTCTCACTCAACCGCGGTGAGGGGGGACAGAATCTCATCGGTCCCGAGCTCGGCGAGGCCCTGGGTCTGCTGAGGACCGAGGAACTGCTCAGCGCCCGCTCCCTAGACGGTGGACGCCAGTACTTCACGCGGGCCTACGATTTCGGGTACTCCAAGAACCTCGAAGACACCTGGGCCCACTGGCCCCGGGACTCCATCCTGAAGGATGTGGTCCGGGTCATCCGCCAGTTCCAGCCCCAGATCATCGTGTCGGTCTTCAGCGGCACACCGGAGGACGGCCACGGCCAGCACCAGGCGGCGGGATGGGCGGCGCACACGGCATTCGACGCCGCCGCCGACCCGAGTCGCTTTCCGGAACTGGCGACGGAGGAAGGGCTCCAGCCCTGGCGGGTGGAAAAGCTTTTTCGTGCGACCCGGTTCACGCCGGCCCCCGTGATGGACACCATCCAGACCGGCGGGCTCGACCCGGCCGTCGGTCAGTCCTATCACCAGATCGCCATGGCCAGCCGCAGCCGGCACCGCTCCCAGGACATGGGCACGCTCCAGCTCCCGGGCCCGGCCTCGACGCGGGTCGCGCTTGTCACCGACCGGACCGGCCGCGGCAGCGCCTTCTGGGCCGGAATCGACACCACCCTCGCAACCTCCGCAGTCGCCGCTCAGACGGCGGCGTCACATGACCAGCGTGCCTTTGGGGCCGTCGCCCGTGCCAACGAGAAGGGCATCATCCTGGATGCCGTCGCGAACTCCGCCGATCTCATTCCTGGCCAGCTGGTGGAAGTCACGCTCTACCTCTGGAATGCCGGCCGTGACCCGCTCCGCGCGACGCTGGATGTCGCCGGGGACGGCGTGCGCCGGGCCGCGAGCCCCGTGACGGTGCTTCCCGGGGCCATGGCGACGGTGGTGGACACGGTCCGGCTGCCGGCCTCGGCCACGACCGAGCCGTACTTCCTTCGGCTGCCACGCAGCGGCGCGATGTATCAGTGGGGGAACTCCCCCGATCGCGGCGCTCCCGCGTCACCACCGCTGCTGACCGCCGTGGCGGTGCTCGCAGGAGGCGATTCGCTGACGCGGGAGGTGACGTACCGATGGGCCGACCCGGCGTATGGCGAGCGGCGGCAGCGGCTGCTGGTGGTGCCGCGCGTGGGGGTCCGGCTGGACCGCGCCGTCGTCGTGTGGCCGCTCGCGTCGCGCGATGCCCGGAGGGTCACGGTGACCCTCACCCATTCCACGTCGGACACCACCGCTGGAGAGGTGCGGTTGGAGGTCCCCGCCGGCTGGGTTGCACCGGCGCCTCAGTCCTTCCGGCTGACGCGCAAGGGGGAGGAGGCGTCGTTCAGCTTCGCGCTGGTGCCGCCGCCGTCGCCGAGGACGGGCTCGTTCGAGATCCGGGCCATTGCGGTGTCGTCCTCCGGCGAGCGCTACACCGAGTCGAGCGAGATCATTTCCTATCCGCATATCGCGCGGCGGGGGATGAGCCGTCCGGCGGTCGGCACGGTCCAGGTCATGGACATCGCGGTGCCTCCGCTGCACGCCGTCGGCTATGTGCGCGGGGCAGCGGACGGGGTTCCCGAGGCGCTTGTGGGCCTCGGAGTGCCCGTGGTCGAATTGACGCCCGACTCGCTGGCGCGGGGTGACCTCTCGAAATTCGATGCGGTGGTGATCGGCAGCCGGGCGTACGAGACGGTGCCGGCGGTCAAGGAGTTCAACGCCCGCCTGCTGGCGTATGCGCGGGCCGGCGGCCTCCTCCTGGTGCAGTATCAGCAGTACGAGTTCTTTGGCGGAAGCTATGCGCCGTTCCCGATGACCGTCGGCGGGTCGTCGCTGGCGTCGATGCTGGCGGGAAAAGCGCCGAAGCGGAAGCCGGGGGACCGCCCCGACTCGCACGACCGGGTCACCGACGAATTCGCGCCGGTGCGCATAGTCGACCCGTCGAGCCCGGTGGTGCGCACGCCGAACGCCATCGGCCCGGCGGACTGGGATGACTGGGTGCAGGAGCGCGGATTGTACTTCGCGCGGGACTGGGCGCCGGAGTATCGGCCGGTGTTCTCCATGCACGATCCGGGGGATCCACCGCTCGAGGGGGGACTCCTCGTCGCGCCGGTCGGGAAGGGCACCTACGTGTATACCGGGATTGCTTTCTTCCGGGAGCTCCCGGCTGGTGTGCCCGGCGCCTACCGACTCTTCATGAACCTCTTGGCGCTGCGGCCGGCCGGGGCGCAGCCGTGA
- a CDS encoding redoxin domain-containing protein, with translation MNAYRDQYATLFNNGQDVVLLAISTDSPEVLASWAKEADYPFVFLSDPGGAVGKAYGAHSITGLNNRNLFVVAPGGRVGYRAVPFRETDPTAYTALGAAVDSLTAAP, from the coding sequence ATGAACGCGTACCGTGATCAGTACGCGACGCTTTTCAACAACGGACAGGACGTCGTCCTGCTGGCCATCAGCACCGATTCCCCCGAGGTCCTGGCCTCCTGGGCGAAGGAGGCGGACTATCCGTTCGTCTTCCTCAGCGACCCCGGCGGCGCGGTGGGCAAGGCGTACGGCGCCCACAGCATCACGGGCCTCAACAACCGGAACCTCTTCGTCGTGGCCCCTGGCGGGAGGGTCGGGTACCGGGCGGTGCCGTTTCGCGAAACGGATCCCACGGCCTACACCGCGCTCGGCGCGGCGGTCGATTCCCTCACCGCGGCCCCCTGA
- a CDS encoding NAD(P)(+) transhydrogenase (Re/Si-specific) subunit beta, translated as MPAALEQILYLIAAVLFVLGLKRLGSPVTARHGNRMSGVGMLIAIAVTLFDHGILTYQEILVGMFIGSAVGFWVARAVKMTSMPQMVALLNGFGGGASLLVGGAEFLKAELAGVTPSIDIGITTQLSLLIGSVTLSGSLIAWAKLQEVMTGKPITFPLQKVVNGALFAAIIGLAAYQLIVPEQVLWPFYGVIALALVLGVLLVIPIGGADMPVVISLLNSYSGIAAAMTGFVIHNNLLIIAGALVGSSGIILSQIMCKAMNRSLTNVLFGAFGGDASGGGKSSEGLTVRQVTVEDAAVQLGYAQFVIVVPGYGLAVAQAQHAVRELADLIERRGGEVKYAIHPVAGRMPGHMNVLLAEANVPYEKLCEMDQINDDFQRADVALVIGANDVVNPAARSDPSSPIYGMPILNADQAKSIIVMKRGMSAGFAGIENELFYNPKTAMLFGDAKKSLTSLVTEIKSL; from the coding sequence ATGCCCGCCGCGCTCGAACAAATCCTCTACCTGATCGCCGCCGTTCTCTTCGTGCTGGGCCTGAAGCGCCTCGGCAGTCCGGTGACGGCCCGGCATGGCAACCGGATGTCCGGCGTCGGCATGCTCATCGCCATCGCCGTGACGCTCTTCGACCACGGCATCCTCACCTACCAGGAGATCCTGGTCGGGATGTTCATCGGCTCCGCCGTCGGGTTCTGGGTGGCGCGGGCGGTGAAGATGACGTCCATGCCGCAGATGGTGGCGCTCCTCAACGGCTTCGGCGGCGGCGCCTCGCTCCTCGTGGGCGGCGCGGAGTTCCTGAAGGCGGAGCTGGCGGGCGTCACCCCCTCGATCGACATCGGGATCACGACCCAGCTCAGCCTCCTGATCGGCTCGGTCACCCTGTCGGGCAGCCTCATTGCCTGGGCCAAGCTGCAGGAGGTGATGACCGGCAAGCCGATCACCTTCCCGCTCCAGAAAGTGGTCAACGGGGCGCTGTTCGCCGCCATCATCGGGCTCGCGGCGTACCAGCTCATCGTGCCGGAGCAGGTGCTCTGGCCCTTCTACGGCGTCATCGCGCTGGCGCTGGTACTCGGCGTCCTGCTGGTGATCCCCATCGGCGGCGCCGACATGCCGGTGGTCATCTCGCTGCTGAATTCGTACTCCGGCATCGCCGCGGCCATGACCGGGTTCGTCATTCACAACAACCTGCTCATCATCGCGGGCGCGCTGGTCGGTTCCTCGGGTATCATCCTGAGCCAGATCATGTGCAAGGCGATGAACCGCTCGCTCACCAACGTCCTCTTTGGCGCCTTCGGCGGCGATGCGTCCGGCGGCGGCAAGAGCTCCGAGGGGCTCACGGTCCGCCAGGTCACCGTCGAGGACGCGGCGGTGCAGCTCGGCTACGCGCAGTTCGTGATCGTGGTGCCGGGGTACGGGCTGGCGGTGGCGCAGGCGCAGCACGCGGTGCGTGAACTGGCCGACCTGATCGAGCGGCGGGGCGGGGAGGTCAAGTACGCGATCCACCCCGTGGCGGGGCGGATGCCGGGGCACATGAACGTCCTCCTGGCGGAGGCGAATGTCCCCTACGAGAAGCTCTGCGAAATGGACCAGATCAACGACGACTTCCAGCGGGCCGACGTGGCGCTGGTCATCGGTGCCAACGACGTGGTCAACCCGGCGGCGCGGTCCGATCCGTCGAGTCCCATCTACGGGATGCCGATCCTCAACGCCGACCAGGCGAAGAGCATCATCGTCATGAAGCGGGGAATGAGCGCGGGCTTTGCCGGTATCGAGAACGAGCTCTTCTACAACCCGAAGACGGCCATGCTCTTCGGCGACGCCAAGAAGTCGCTGACCAGCCTGGTGACGGAGATCAAGTCGCTGTAG
- a CDS encoding SWIB/MDM2 domain-containing protein yields MAAKKKKAAKKPAKKAAKKAVKKTAKKKTVKKAAKKKAPKKKKTASKRKPSAAFMKPMKISPALAAVIGAGPYPRTEVTKRLWAYIKKNKLQDAKNKRDINADANLKAVFGGRGKVNMFEMTKLVSKHLS; encoded by the coding sequence ATGGCAGCCAAGAAGAAGAAGGCGGCGAAGAAGCCGGCGAAGAAGGCGGCGAAGAAGGCCGTCAAGAAGACCGCGAAGAAGAAGACCGTCAAGAAGGCCGCGAAGAAGAAGGCCCCCAAGAAGAAAAAGACGGCCTCCAAGCGTAAGCCGTCGGCGGCGTTCATGAAGCCGATGAAGATCTCCCCCGCCCTCGCGGCGGTCATCGGCGCCGGCCCGTATCCGCGCACCGAAGTCACCAAGCGGCTGTGGGCGTACATCAAGAAGAACAAGCTCCAGGACGCCAAGAACAAGCGCGACATCAACGCCGATGCCAACCTCAAGGCGGTCTTCGGTGGACGCGGCAAGGTCAACATGTTCGAGATGACCAAGCTCGTCAGCAAGCACCTTTCGTAG
- a CDS encoding NAD(P) transhydrogenase subunit alpha, whose protein sequence is MEALVLSITLFVLATFLGVELINRVPTTLHTPLMSGANAISGITIVGALVVAGGGYGWISWVFGVSAVVFAMMNVVGGYAVTDRMLEMFTKKPEAK, encoded by the coding sequence ATGGAAGCCCTCGTCTTGAGCATCACCCTCTTCGTGCTCGCCACCTTTCTCGGTGTCGAACTCATCAACCGCGTTCCCACGACGCTCCACACGCCGCTGATGTCCGGCGCAAACGCCATCAGCGGCATCACCATCGTCGGCGCCCTGGTGGTGGCAGGCGGCGGGTACGGGTGGATCTCGTGGGTGTTCGGGGTCAGCGCAGTGGTCTTCGCCATGATGAACGTGGTGGGCGGCTACGCGGTGACGGACCGGATGCTGGAGATGTTCACCAAGAAGCCGGAGGCCAAGTAA
- a CDS encoding sigma-70 family RNA polymerase sigma factor: protein MTVKPRAKRRAVRPAQIAKAVDEGRESLDLYLDEISRVPLLTREQEMELARKAFRGNVAAQEKLARHNVRFVVSVAKKFQNRGVPLVDLIGEGNLGLMTAARKFDPDRGVKFISYAVWWIRQAVQAAIARHGRPVRVPLNRTADLSRLGRTTTLLKERLGRMPTTEELARATGLTPEAVRSLSALNTEAVRLDHPTRDGDGNERMERFAMAEQEGTDSATMTNSQTSDIESALAVLPPRDAKVLRLYFGLDDGNSRTLEEIGRMMGVTRERIRQLRDRALLKLREGETGERLRDLVA from the coding sequence GTGACTGTCAAGCCGCGCGCCAAGCGCCGTGCTGTTCGGCCGGCTCAGATTGCCAAGGCCGTTGATGAGGGACGTGAGTCGCTCGACCTGTACCTCGATGAGATCAGCCGGGTCCCGCTGCTGACCCGTGAGCAGGAAATGGAGCTCGCCCGCAAGGCCTTTCGGGGCAACGTGGCGGCACAGGAGAAGCTGGCGCGCCACAACGTTCGGTTTGTGGTCTCGGTCGCCAAGAAGTTCCAGAACCGCGGGGTGCCGCTGGTCGACCTGATCGGCGAGGGCAACCTCGGCCTCATGACGGCCGCCCGCAAGTTCGATCCGGATCGCGGCGTCAAGTTCATCTCGTACGCGGTGTGGTGGATCCGTCAGGCCGTCCAGGCGGCCATCGCCCGGCACGGCCGGCCGGTCCGGGTGCCGCTCAACCGTACCGCCGACCTCAGCCGCCTCGGCCGCACCACCACGCTCCTCAAGGAGCGGCTCGGCCGGATGCCGACCACCGAGGAGCTGGCCCGCGCCACCGGCCTCACGCCGGAAGCGGTCCGCAGCCTCAGCGCCCTCAACACCGAGGCGGTGCGACTCGACCACCCCACCCGCGATGGCGACGGCAACGAGCGGATGGAACGGTTTGCCATGGCGGAACAGGAAGGCACCGATTCCGCCACGATGACCAACAGCCAGACCAGCGACATCGAATCGGCGCTGGCCGTGCTGCCGCCCCGGGACGCCAAGGTCCTCCGCCTCTATTTCGGCCTGGACGACGGCAACAGCCGGACGCTCGAGGAAATCGGCCGGATGATGGGTGTCACCCGCGAGCGGATTCGTCAGCTCCGGGACCGCGCGCTGCTCAAGCTGCGCGAGGGCGAAACCGGCGAGCGGCTGCGGGATCTGGTGGCGTAG
- a CDS encoding DUF971 domain-containing protein, giving the protein MNNITPSGPETKRAPHAITRRDDGLWFEWVSGERERRVPARALRLSCPCAMCVEEMSGRPLLDPATVPADVTPTAIHLVGAYGLRVTWSDGHSTGIFPWHRLEALCE; this is encoded by the coding sequence ATGAATAATATCACCCCCTCCGGGCCGGAGACGAAACGCGCTCCCCATGCGATCACCCGGCGGGACGACGGGCTCTGGTTCGAGTGGGTCAGCGGCGAACGGGAGCGCAGGGTCCCGGCCCGCGCCCTCCGGCTCTCCTGCCCCTGCGCGATGTGTGTCGAGGAGATGTCTGGTCGACCCCTCCTCGATCCGGCCACGGTGCCGGCCGATGTCACCCCGACGGCAATTCACCTCGTCGGGGCCTACGGGCTTCGGGTCACCTGGAGCGACGGCCATTCGACCGGGATCTTCCCCTGGCATCGGCTCGAGGCGCTCTGCGAATGA
- a CDS encoding flavin reductase family protein — MHLLHYGMLTNDSYELLRRLASPLVAVTSAHGGRTNGMILDSAIRASISPEHPRLSVYIHKWHLSHELVWGSGRFGAHLLTQDQFDLVHHLGFQSGREEKDKLATVPHRIGASGVPVLEECHAAFECRVINTMDAGPSTLFLGEVVATHAGATGTLLTADYFRANLPAAWRDEFLKNYREAQDRIRDLAAVNDVRRWGGPTAT; from the coding sequence TTGCACCTCCTACATTACGGGATGCTGACCAACGACTCGTACGAACTCCTCCGCCGGCTGGCCTCCCCACTCGTCGCCGTGACCTCGGCCCACGGAGGCCGGACCAACGGCATGATCCTCGACAGTGCCATCCGGGCGAGCATTTCCCCGGAGCACCCCCGCCTGTCGGTCTACATCCACAAGTGGCACCTGAGCCATGAGCTGGTCTGGGGCAGCGGCCGCTTCGGGGCCCACCTGCTCACCCAGGACCAGTTCGACCTGGTCCACCACCTTGGCTTCCAGAGCGGCCGGGAGGAAAAGGACAAACTGGCCACGGTACCCCACCGGATCGGCGCGAGCGGGGTCCCCGTGCTCGAGGAGTGCCACGCCGCCTTCGAGTGCCGGGTCATCAACACCATGGATGCGGGCCCGTCCACCCTCTTCCTGGGCGAGGTCGTGGCCACTCATGCCGGTGCCACCGGGACCCTCCTGACGGCGGACTACTTCCGGGCAAACCTGCCGGCAGCGTGGCGGGACGAGTTCCTCAAAAACTACCGCGAGGCCCAGGATCGGATCCGGGACCTCGCGGCGGTGAACGACGTGCGGCGCTGGGGCGGGCCTACAGCGACTTGA